A part of Gouania willdenowi unplaced genomic scaffold, fGouWil2.1 scaffold_334_arrow_ctg1, whole genome shotgun sequence genomic DNA contains:
- the LOC114459686 gene encoding ERBB receptor feedback inhibitor 1-like isoform X3, whose amino-acid sequence MVKELTVGVVSRKLYYRSNISLAHPSFNTDTYHLLSDNTATSEGDQVVPSSHKCKFFGSHQKLLRQLQPLPLSDFKDLLSDEAADCEVEFFTSDRQHLLPKNCPKAICMSSKQENGQVNYAFQERSMKTRMGIIASSWPSTDDKIVGRESHFGANIWTLSYHSKSCPSPASPPHSRGLDCNTDKPQVPPRIPISPKPSSLLNTSSTSIENRPPKIPPRVPLVPPCPSRTPSPKSLPIYINGVMPATQSFAANPKYVSKALQRQQNERLVLQTQPTPCILPILKDGRQASATHYILLPPERTQHSDRKEKLLSDPIINENISTEQRRL is encoded by the exons ATGGTGAAGGAACTCACAGTCGGCGTTGTATCCAGGAAACTTTACTACAGAT CTAACATCTCTCTCGCACATCCATCTTTCAACACTGATACCTACCATCTATTATCTGATAACACAGCGACCAGCGAAGGAGACCAGGTGGTTCCTTCTTCCCACAAATGCAAATTTTTTGGGAGTCATCAGAAACTGCTCCGACAACTGCAGCCGCTGCCTCTGTCTGACTTCAAGGACCTTTTGTCAGATGAAGCAGCTGATTGTGAGGTGGAGTTTTTCACCAGTGACCGACAGCATCTGTTGCCCAAAAACTGCCCCAAAGCTATATGTATGAGCAGCAAACAAGAAAACGGCCAGGTCAATTATGCATTTCAGGAAAGGTCCATGAAAACTAGGATGGGAATAATTGCTTCTTCTTGGCCGTCTACAGATGACAAAATTGTGGGAAGAGAAAGCCATTTTGGAGCCAATATATGGACACTTTCTTATCATAGCAAAAGTTGTCCAAGCCCAGCCTCTCCACCCCACAGCAGGGGCTTGGACTGCAACACAGACAAACCACAAGTGCCCCCCCGTATTCCCATCTCACCTAAACCCTCTTCACTACTAAATACTTCAAGCACCAGCATCGAGAACAGGCCTCCCAAAATCCCCCCCAGGGTGCCTTTAGTGCCACCTTGCCCCTCGCGCACACCGAGCCCCAAAAGTCTTCCCATTTATATCAATGGGGTGATGCCTGCCACACAGAGTTTTGCTGCTAATCCAAAATATGTGAGCAAAGCTTTACAGagacaacaaaatgaaagatTAGTGCTTCAAACTCAGCCAACTCCCTGCATCCTTCCCATTTTAAAGGATGGTAGACAGGCCAGTGCCACCCACTACATCCTCTTACCACCAGAAAGAACGCAGCACTCAGACAGGAAGGAGAAACTCCTGAGTGACCCGATCATAAACGAAAACATCAGCACCGAGCAGAGAAGATTATAA
- the LOC114459686 gene encoding ERBB receptor feedback inhibitor 1-like isoform X2, with the protein MGRLNLNSGKETSFWCVESNISLAHPSFNTDTYHLLSDNTATSEGDQVVPSSHKCKFFGSHQKLLRQLQPLPLSDFKDLLSDEAADCEVEFFTSDRQHLLPKNCPKAICMSSKQENGQVNYAFQERSMKTRMGIIASSWPSTDDKIVGRESHFGANIWTLSYHSKSCPSPASPPHSRGLDCNTDKPQVPPRIPISPKPSSLLNTSSTSIENRPPKIPPRVPLVPPCPSRTPSPKSLPIYINGVMPATQSFAANPKYVSKALQRQQNERLVLQTQPTPCILPILKDGRQASATHYILLPPERTQHSDRKEKLLSDPIINENISTEQRRL; encoded by the exons atgGGTCGTCTAAACCTCAATTCTGGAAAAGAAACTTCATTCTGGTGTGTTGAAT CTAACATCTCTCTCGCACATCCATCTTTCAACACTGATACCTACCATCTATTATCTGATAACACAGCGACCAGCGAAGGAGACCAGGTGGTTCCTTCTTCCCACAAATGCAAATTTTTTGGGAGTCATCAGAAACTGCTCCGACAACTGCAGCCGCTGCCTCTGTCTGACTTCAAGGACCTTTTGTCAGATGAAGCAGCTGATTGTGAGGTGGAGTTTTTCACCAGTGACCGACAGCATCTGTTGCCCAAAAACTGCCCCAAAGCTATATGTATGAGCAGCAAACAAGAAAACGGCCAGGTCAATTATGCATTTCAGGAAAGGTCCATGAAAACTAGGATGGGAATAATTGCTTCTTCTTGGCCGTCTACAGATGACAAAATTGTGGGAAGAGAAAGCCATTTTGGAGCCAATATATGGACACTTTCTTATCATAGCAAAAGTTGTCCAAGCCCAGCCTCTCCACCCCACAGCAGGGGCTTGGACTGCAACACAGACAAACCACAAGTGCCCCCCCGTATTCCCATCTCACCTAAACCCTCTTCACTACTAAATACTTCAAGCACCAGCATCGAGAACAGGCCTCCCAAAATCCCCCCCAGGGTGCCTTTAGTGCCACCTTGCCCCTCGCGCACACCGAGCCCCAAAAGTCTTCCCATTTATATCAATGGGGTGATGCCTGCCACACAGAGTTTTGCTGCTAATCCAAAATATGTGAGCAAAGCTTTACAGagacaacaaaatgaaagatTAGTGCTTCAAACTCAGCCAACTCCCTGCATCCTTCCCATTTTAAAGGATGGTAGACAGGCCAGTGCCACCCACTACATCCTCTTACCACCAGAAAGAACGCAGCACTCAGACAGGAAGGAGAAACTCCTGAGTGACCCGATCATAAACGAAAACATCAGCACCGAGCAGAGAAGATTATAA
- the LOC114459686 gene encoding ERBB receptor feedback inhibitor 1-like isoform X1 yields the protein MQGFFYNMAASQNNHWEDDDLNRVCFGLSVDMEQNMKELQKDSNSNISLAHPSFNTDTYHLLSDNTATSEGDQVVPSSHKCKFFGSHQKLLRQLQPLPLSDFKDLLSDEAADCEVEFFTSDRQHLLPKNCPKAICMSSKQENGQVNYAFQERSMKTRMGIIASSWPSTDDKIVGRESHFGANIWTLSYHSKSCPSPASPPHSRGLDCNTDKPQVPPRIPISPKPSSLLNTSSTSIENRPPKIPPRVPLVPPCPSRTPSPKSLPIYINGVMPATQSFAANPKYVSKALQRQQNERLVLQTQPTPCILPILKDGRQASATHYILLPPERTQHSDRKEKLLSDPIINENISTEQRRL from the exons AGTATGCTTTGGCCTGAGTGTTGACATGGAGCAAAACATGAAGGAGCTTCAAAAGGACTCAAACT CTAACATCTCTCTCGCACATCCATCTTTCAACACTGATACCTACCATCTATTATCTGATAACACAGCGACCAGCGAAGGAGACCAGGTGGTTCCTTCTTCCCACAAATGCAAATTTTTTGGGAGTCATCAGAAACTGCTCCGACAACTGCAGCCGCTGCCTCTGTCTGACTTCAAGGACCTTTTGTCAGATGAAGCAGCTGATTGTGAGGTGGAGTTTTTCACCAGTGACCGACAGCATCTGTTGCCCAAAAACTGCCCCAAAGCTATATGTATGAGCAGCAAACAAGAAAACGGCCAGGTCAATTATGCATTTCAGGAAAGGTCCATGAAAACTAGGATGGGAATAATTGCTTCTTCTTGGCCGTCTACAGATGACAAAATTGTGGGAAGAGAAAGCCATTTTGGAGCCAATATATGGACACTTTCTTATCATAGCAAAAGTTGTCCAAGCCCAGCCTCTCCACCCCACAGCAGGGGCTTGGACTGCAACACAGACAAACCACAAGTGCCCCCCCGTATTCCCATCTCACCTAAACCCTCTTCACTACTAAATACTTCAAGCACCAGCATCGAGAACAGGCCTCCCAAAATCCCCCCCAGGGTGCCTTTAGTGCCACCTTGCCCCTCGCGCACACCGAGCCCCAAAAGTCTTCCCATTTATATCAATGGGGTGATGCCTGCCACACAGAGTTTTGCTGCTAATCCAAAATATGTGAGCAAAGCTTTACAGagacaacaaaatgaaagatTAGTGCTTCAAACTCAGCCAACTCCCTGCATCCTTCCCATTTTAAAGGATGGTAGACAGGCCAGTGCCACCCACTACATCCTCTTACCACCAGAAAGAACGCAGCACTCAGACAGGAAGGAGAAACTCCTGAGTGACCCGATCATAAACGAAAACATCAGCACCGAGCAGAGAAGATTATAA